CTTCTCGGAAAAGGGTTTTAGGATTTCGTAAAGAGATCCCGGCGAATCCGGGATGGAAAACAGGAGCGAGGTTTTATCCCTTCCTGTTCTGTCGCTGACCTGGGGCCCGAGAACCAAAAAGCGCGTGTAATTGTTTAGGTAGTCTTCAATCCGGGAGTCGATGATTTTCAGGCCGTAAAGTTCGGCAGCCAAGGAGCTGGCCACAGCCGCAGCTTTCGATTCCTGGGCGGCCATCTGGGCGGCCTTGGCCGTGCTCACGGTTTCAGCCATCTGGGCATTAGGAAAATTTTTCCTCAGCCATTGCCGGCACTGGGCCAGGGCTTGGGGGTGAGAATAAACCCTTTCCACGTCTTGGGCTCTCCCGCTCATAGAAAGAAGATCGTGAGAGATCCGGATCAAAATCTCGCCGCAGATTTTCACTTCCGAATCAATGAACATATCCAGGGTCCGGTTCACCACTCCTTCGGTGGAATTTTCTATGGGCACCATCCCGAAGTTCGCTTTCTCCCTCTCCACCGCATCGAAAACTTCCTGGATACTCTCTTGGGAAACCGTTTGTACAGAGCTCCCGAATCGCTCAATGCAGGCCAAGTGGGTATGGGTGGCGGGCGGGCCGAGGTAGGCAACCGTGAGTTCCCCCTCCAAAGAACGGCAGGCCGAAATAATCTCCCGGAAAACCGGAGGAATGGCTCCTCTGGGGAAGGCACCGAGATTCAACAATTCCAACCGGCGCATGATTTCTTCTTCCCGCTGAGGGTTGTAGGGGTCCATTCTGCACCCTGACTTTACTTTGCCTACTTCCAGGGCAACCTCCGCTCGTTGGTTCAGAAGTTGGAGGATTTGCCCGTCTATGGAATCGATTTTCTGCCGTAAAAATTCAATTTTTGCGTTGATTTCCATTTGCACCCTCTCTATATCGCTCTCTGCCTAAGCCAATGATCAGCAAGGACGATGGCCACCATGGCTTCGCACACCGGGTTGATCCTGGGGATGGCCGCAACATCATGCCGGCCCCGCATTTTTAAAGATACGGGCCTCCGTAAAGAATCAATTGTTTTCTGCTCCAGAGAAATAGAAGGAATGGGTTTCACGGCCACCCGCAACAGGATGTCCGCTCCGGTGGAAATGCCACCTAAAATTCCCCCGGCATCATTTTTTTCAAATCCCCCGGGTATCAGGGGGTCATTGGATTCCGAGCCCAGCAGCCGGGCAACCCGAAACCCCGCACCCACCTCCACTCCCCGGATGGCTCCAATACTCATCAATCCTTTGGCCAGATCTGCTTCCAGTTTGTCGAAAACCGGCTCCCCCAATCCGGACGGGCATCCCCGGACAAGAATTTCCACGATGCCCCCCAGAGTATCCCCCTGCAACCGGGTCTTTTCAATCTTCTCTGCCATTCTGATTGCGGCGTCCCTGTCCGGACAAAAAAGCGCGTTGTTCTCGATCTCGGCGTAATCCATCTTCTCCGCCCGGATTCCCCCCAGTTCCAGGGTATAAGCCAAAATATCCACCTTTTCTCTTTCCAGGATCTTCTTGGCCACAGCCCCGGCAGCCACTCTTCCTACCGTCTCCCGGGCTGAGGCCCTTCCCCCGCCGCGATGGTCGCGGATGCCATACTTAGCCTGATAAGTAAAATCGGCATGGCCGGGTCGGAAGACATCCTTCAATTCTTCGTAAGGCTCTGAATCCACGTCCTTATTCCAGATCAGCAGGGCAATGGGTGTTCCAGTCGTCTTTCCTTCATAGACGCCGGAGAGAATTTCCACCCGATCCTCCTCTTTTCTCGGGCTGGTTCCCTTTCCCTGGCCGGGCCTCCGCCGCTCTAATTCCTTCTGAATGTCTTCAACGGAAAGTTCCATTCGAGGGGGGCAGCCGTCAATCACGGCCCCCAGAGCTTTCCCGTGGGATTCTCCCCAGGTGGTTACTTTGAAAAGAGTGCCCAAAGAATTTCCGCCCAATTTATGCCCCCCTTCTTTCCCGGACGATCGATAATATTTTCTCCACCACTTCCTCCCGGCCCAAGGTCGAAGTATCCACCTCCACATCGGCGACTTGCGCATAATATGGATTTCTGATAGCCAGCACTTCTTCGAGCTCCTCGAGCGCTCCTTTTCCGGTCAGAGTTGGGCGGCTGGCAGTGGTGCCAGGGTCCTGAACCATTCTTCCGCGAAGGACTTCGCTGTCTGCCTTCAGCCAAATGATGAGCCCATTTTTTCTCAAAGACCGCACATTGGCGGGGTCAAGTACGGCTCCTCCCCCTGGCGCGATGATTAAATGGTCTCCCCGGCAAATTTCCTCAATGACTCTCTTCTCCAGGGCTCGAAAATGCTTCCAGCCCTTGGACCTCACCATGTCGCTGATAGAAGCCCCAAGATGCTTTTCTACCAAGTCATCCGAATCCACGAATTTTTTCCCGGCACGGGCAGCCAGCATTCTGCCCACAGTGCTTTTGCCTGCCCCTCGGTATCCGATTAAAATGATATTCATAAGAATAAAGGGTTCCAGGGTCCAAGGATTCCAGAATAACAGTTTTTTAAATCCGCATTCCGCAATCCGCATTCCGCAATTTTTCCCTTGACCCCTTGTCCCCTTTTAGTAGAGCTTCTTGAGTGTTTCCCAAAACCCCGGGAAGGATTTAGCCACGCATCGTTCCCCTTTAATTTTTATCCCGGGAACGGCCAGCCCAGCGATGGCAAAACTCATGGCCAGGCGGTGGTCATTATGGGTTTCGATTTCAGCTCCCCGAGCTTTCCCCCTTTCCACTTGCAGCCAATCTTTTCCTTCTGCTACTTCGACTCCCATTTTGGCCAGTTCTCCGGCCACAGTCTTTAGGCGGTCGGATTCTTTGTGGCGCAGATGCCCGACGTTCCGGATGACCGTCTTCCCTTGAGCAAAGGCGGCAACGATGGCCAGGGTGGGAACGAGGTCGGGCATGGTGTTCATGTCCACTTCAATCCCCCGAAGTTCTTTAACTCGAACTTCCGCCCAATTTTCTCCCCGGCTCACCTCGCATCCCATCTGCTCCAGAATGGCTAAAAATTGCGCGTCACCCTGGAGGGATGCGGGGCGGAAGTTTTCAACCCTTACTTTTCCACTGGTGATGGCCGCTGCCGCCAAGAAATACGAGGCATTGGAGGCGTCCCCTTCAACCCGGTATTGCCTGGGAGAATAACGCTGTCCTGCCCGGACGAAAAAGGAATCACCTTCCTCCTTCTGAACCTCTACGCCGAAATCAGCCATTACCCCCCGGGTGATGTCCACGTAAGGCCTGGAAACCAATCGCCCGGTTACCTCCAGCCGGACGTCTGCCCGGGCCAGGGGCGCGACCATCAAGAGGGCGGAAAGGAACTGGCTGCTCTCGCTTCCTTTGATCCTGGCAACTCCGCCCTCAAGGCCCTGAGAATCTACGACTACGGGCGGGTATCCATTTCTTTCTAAAGAATAAGCTTTGACTCCCAGCGAGACCAACCCTCCCAGCAGTTCGGCCATCGGTCGCTCCCTCATCCGCTCGCTGCCATCCAGCACGGTGCGTCCATTCTTCAAGGCCGCCAACGCCGTCAAAAACCTCATCGAGGTTCCGGAATCCCCCACGTAAATTTTTTCTCCTCCCGCCTTCAGCACCCCCCCTTTACCCTGAACATGGATAGAATCTTCTTCCCAAGCGATCTTAATGCCGAATTTTTCCAGACCTTGCGCGGTATGCTTGGTATCTTCACTCCGCAAAGCGTTGAACAAAACGGACTCCCCTTCAGCCAAGGCCGAGGCAATCAGGGCGCGGTGGGTGTAACTTTTCGACCCGGGAATGGCCACAACGGCGTCACAATGATTCAGTGGTTTAATCTCGATCATCGTTTTTCCATCTAAGAAGCTGTCAGCCTTCAGCTTCCAGCTACAAGCTTATCTCAATGCCCTTTGCAGGTCTCTTTTAATGGGTCGGATATCCGGCTTCTTCCCCGTCCAGATCTCTATTTGCGCAGCTCCCTGCCGGGCAAGCATTTCCAAGCCATCGATCGTCCGGCAGCCTCGCTCTTCAGCCTCATGGAGAAACTTCGTCCGCACGGGCTGGTAGACAATATCCATCACCACGATCCCTTCTTTTAAAAGTTCCTTAGGCCAAGGAGTTTCTGAATCCTGCGGGTGCATACCCACCGCTGTAGCATTGATGATCACCTGCACGTCCAGCCCGTTGATTGCCGCCCAAGGGAGGCAGGCAAACCCCATGGCTGCGGCCAGCTTTTGGCCTTTTTCCAGCGAGCGGTTAGCAATAAAAACCTGGCAGCCCCGTTCCTTCAGACCAAAAGCAATGGCCCGGGCCGCTCCGCCAGCTCCCAAAAGGAGAACTTTTTTCTCCCGCAGGTCAATTTTTTCCTCCAGAGCTTCCACTGCTCCGCGCCAGTCCGTGTTATGGCCAATCAGCTTTCCTCCCTCATGGCAGATCGTATTCACAGCCTGGATCTTTCCGGCCACCTCCTCCAGCTGATCCAGAAAAGGGATGATGGCGGTCTTAAAGGGAATCGTCACGCTTACCCCCCGAATTCCCAGCCCCCGGATCCCGTTTATTGCTGCGGAAAGATTTTCGACTTCAAAGGCCAGATAAGCCGCGTTCAACCCCATCCTCCGGAATGCCCCGTTGTGGATGATCGGGCTCAGGCTGTGCCGCACGGGTTTCCCGATGACACCGTAGAGTTGGGTCTGGGCATCGATCATCTCAACCTTCCCCAGATCTCCTTTAGTTCCCGAACGGTTAACTGCCCGGGAGCGGAAGTTCGATTCCTGTCCAGGGAAGCATACGTCCATGCCGCTCCCATCAGGGGAGCAAAAATCCGGCTCATCTTCCCTTTTTCACCCATGCCCAAAGCCACAACTTTCTTTTTCCTTTCTAAGGCGTAAGGAATGAGGGATAAAATTTTCAGGTTGTCCTCCCAGGATTGAGCAAAAGTAACGATCTTTATTACGTCCGCCCCATAGCGAATCATGCGCCGGCAGATACCGTGCAGT
The sequence above is a segment of the Deltaproteobacteria bacterium genome. Coding sequences within it:
- a CDS encoding shikimate kinase codes for the protein MNIILIGYRGAGKSTVGRMLAARAGKKFVDSDDLVEKHLGASISDMVRSKGWKHFRALEKRVIEEICRGDHLIIAPGGGAVLDPANVRSLRKNGLIIWLKADSEVLRGRMVQDPGTTASRPTLTGKGALEELEEVLAIRNPYYAQVADVEVDTSTLGREEVVEKILSIVRERRGA
- the aroA gene encoding 3-phosphoshikimate 1-carboxyvinyltransferase, translated to MIEIKPLNHCDAVVAIPGSKSYTHRALIASALAEGESVLFNALRSEDTKHTAQGLEKFGIKIAWEEDSIHVQGKGGVLKAGGEKIYVGDSGTSMRFLTALAALKNGRTVLDGSERMRERPMAELLGGLVSLGVKAYSLERNGYPPVVVDSQGLEGGVARIKGSESSQFLSALLMVAPLARADVRLEVTGRLVSRPYVDITRGVMADFGVEVQKEEGDSFFVRAGQRYSPRQYRVEGDASNASYFLAAAAITSGKVRVENFRPASLQGDAQFLAILEQMGCEVSRGENWAEVRVKELRGIEVDMNTMPDLVPTLAIVAAFAQGKTVIRNVGHLRHKESDRLKTVAGELAKMGVEVAEGKDWLQVERGKARGAEIETHNDHRLAMSFAIAGLAVPGIKIKGERCVAKSFPGFWETLKKLY
- a CDS encoding shikimate dehydrogenase, whose protein sequence is MIDAQTQLYGVIGKPVRHSLSPIIHNGAFRRMGLNAAYLAFEVENLSAAINGIRGLGIRGVSVTIPFKTAIIPFLDQLEEVAGKIQAVNTICHEGGKLIGHNTDWRGAVEALEEKIDLREKKVLLLGAGGAARAIAFGLKERGCQVFIANRSLEKGQKLAAAMGFACLPWAAINGLDVQVIINATAVGMHPQDSETPWPKELLKEGIVVMDIVYQPVRTKFLHEAEERGCRTIDGLEMLARQGAAQIEIWTGKKPDIRPIKRDLQRALR
- the pheA gene encoding prephenate dehydratase, with translation MEINAKIEFLRQKIDSIDGQILQLLNQRAEVALEVGKVKSGCRMDPYNPQREEEIMRRLELLNLGAFPRGAIPPVFREIISACRSLEGELTVAYLGPPATHTHLACIERFGSSVQTVSQESIQEVFDAVEREKANFGMVPIENSTEGVVNRTLDMFIDSEVKICGEILIRISHDLLSMSGRAQDVERVYSHPQALAQCRQWLRKNFPNAQMAETVSTAKAAQMAAQESKAAAVASSLAAELYGLKIIDSRIEDYLNNYTRFLVLGPQVSDRTGRDKTSLLFSIPDSPGSLYEILKPFSEK
- the aroC gene encoding chorismate synthase, with amino-acid sequence MGGNSLGTLFKVTTWGESHGKALGAVIDGCPPRMELSVEDIQKELERRRPGQGKGTSPRKEEDRVEILSGVYEGKTTGTPIALLIWNKDVDSEPYEELKDVFRPGHADFTYQAKYGIRDHRGGGRASARETVGRVAAGAVAKKILEREKVDILAYTLELGGIRAEKMDYAEIENNALFCPDRDAAIRMAEKIEKTRLQGDTLGGIVEILVRGCPSGLGEPVFDKLEADLAKGLMSIGAIRGVEVGAGFRVARLLGSESNDPLIPGGFEKNDAGGILGGISTGADILLRVAVKPIPSISLEQKTIDSLRRPVSLKMRGRHDVAAIPRINPVCEAMVAIVLADHWLRQRAI